The genomic segment TAGGGTTTACTATTTTAGCCTGTGGAGATATTAATGTTATacagcatttttattattaatatttattattactattattatttaaggGTATTAGGGTCATTAGATGGAGAGTTATTATGGAATAATGCATAATGTCTGTAGAATAGTTCCTTTGTGATGAATAGCATGTTGTTCTACCTCTAGGTGATCCATGATGCAGCCAACCGTCTCCGACTTCCTCTCCAAGTTGTCTGTTGGGGAGTTGCAGAATGTCACAGGGCTGTTCTCTGTGGTGCCGTACGCAATCTGTCAGTCACACAAGCAACACGTAGGAGGGAAGTGGAACAGGTTATTATAAAACGTCTCTACTGCATTTTCAAGGTTAATGTGTAAAATTGTACTTACAGTCATTCCCTTAACACCCATTGTATAAACAACCTGCTTCATAAGCTCTGGAGGACACGGTGAACCGGCCACAATGCCTGCagtgaaacaacaaacagaaaagtgaaaagCTTGTAACTGATGagattaacatttaaaagatgcATTAAATGGTCACAAAGCAGAACACCGGTCTTCTAATTACCTGCTTCCAATGACGACAAGTCGTATTTAGCCAAGTCAGGCTGGTTAACCATGTCAACAAACATGGTGGGGGTGCCGTATACAAAGGTACATCTGgggaagaagatgaagacaaacagaaataatctTCACTGACAACTTGTAAAACTGTGTCCATCATCTGCAGACATCTGTTTTTTACAGGTATTTGTTTATCTCACCTTGTAGTCTTGGCTTTTATATGTGACGTGAAGGTGATCGTGTTGTAATTTGATGCTTTATAAAtaattgtgatttaaaaattgtgatttaaaagtgattttacCTTTCACTCTCCAGAGCTGCTATGTTGGCCTTTCCATCGTAGCCCGCAGAGGGAAAGACCAGGGAGACACCGTACACGGCCATACAGAGAACCCCACCCACGGAACCAAAGCAGTGGTACAGAGGCACAGGCAGACAGATACGAGTGTGAGGCTGTGGAGACGAGATAAGGGTCCAAAATGCAGTCAGGAACCAGGAGAGCAGTGCAGCTGATTTGATCACTGTGCAGTTTGAAGCTAGTCTGTATTCTGTATTTTCCTATTGTCGACAAATAGCCAGTAATCAGCCTGAGACAAGTTGAGAGAGTTGAACGAACAAACCTCTCTgggaaacaacagaaaacagttttatctgtttcctgggatttgttgacattaAGATACTGAACACATGAACAACTCCCACAGTAACTTGTCAAACGAAGAGTTAATGACCtctgtaaagtaaataaaactcgACACTCACCCTCCAGTTGTATCCAACTCTTTTCCCAATAAAATAAGCATTGTTGACAATGTTGTGATGAGACAAGGTGGCACCCTTTGGAGTCCCAGTGGTGCCCTGGAAACACATCAGAAAGAAGCTGTTTACAAGGTTataaacatgattttaaatgtgaattcatAAACATCGAACCAGCTGTGAGTGATGTTAATAGACACTGAGGCCGTAGTGATCAGCTTCAGTTTCAGAGTATATGTGCATAAAGTTTCCACTGCAGTACGACTGGGCTCTGGTTAAACACGGAGTCCATGGTGGCAAAGTTAACGATTAATAGGCAGCTGATGCGGCCCAGGCTTTTCTATGTGTGACGGTCGGTTTAGGTTTAGCTGGTTTCAGCAGGTCTGTGTGGGATACTAGGGTTACGCTGACCCTGACGTAATGTAAACGTAGCGACAGTTACCGAAGTAAACTGGATGTTTATCGGGTCGTCAAACGAGAGTTTCTTCTGCAGATCTTGCAGCTGCTGTATGTGCTGGCTGCCGCCTGCCTGCATCACATCCTCAAAATGGAGCATTCCTGGTTGTCGACTGTCCAGAACAATCACAGTGCGCAGATCTGGAAGTCTGAGGGACAAACccagcaaataaaaacatggaggTTCTGTTTAGTGATAGTGTGAAGAGTCAAAAAGCAACATTTACGAGGccttgagtgtgtttttttaacctaaAGATACAGAGGAGTCATACTGACAGGTGAATATCGGGGGGTGTACCTGGCGCTCTTGAGGTCTCCTGGACTGGATGACTCCATCTCTGGACATATCTGTTTCAGCATGTCACAGTACTTCTGGGTCTTAAACTGCGTGGGGCACACTACAGCTTTACAACCAACCTATGAAGAGAGGAGCGGAGGATTCACCTTCATGACAAAGACACAGTCTCTGGAGCCACAAACCTGAAACCTGTGATAACTCACCTTTCGTAATGCAAACTCCACCTCCTGCAGCTGGTACGCTGGGTTCACAGACACCTGTTGGATGGAAAAATGGAAAACGACGGTCAATCAGACTGGTCCCCAGTAGAATTCTAGGGAAATGTCTTTCTTCACTTGTCGGGTTTCAGGTTCTCTAGATGTGACTTTACCAATATGATGCCAGCTTTGGCCGTTGCAAACTGAAACAGGACCCATTCGTAAGTGTTGGGTCCCCACATGCCGAGCCGGTCTCCTTTCTTCAGTCCAAGTGCCAGAAGTCCAGCTGCAGCCTGGTCcacctacagagacagagacaggctgGACATGTTTGGACTGAACCTTTTACTCCAGTACAATTTtagttaaaagttaaagaaatgtTAATCAACTCACATTTAAATTGAATCTGAACTAAACCGTTTAGTTTTTTAGTTGAAGCCAAATAAATTTACATGACAGTATCTgttagatatagatatagatatagttgttggaaaattagttttatttatattatattaattaaagtACTAATATGACTTTAGTCCTTTTCAGACATGTATGTACGATTACCAACTTCATCGATTTGATTCCTTCCTCACATCTTCATCAAATTGTGTTTGTAAATAGGAGATAAAACTCGTTTATCAGAGGTTGGAACAGGACTCATATTCAGTGTCTCTCATGCTCCCTGCATGTACTCTTTACGTCAGTGTTAAGGGCTGCAGGCTGCAGCGTGTTGAAAGTGATAAGGAAATATTACCCACACTTTTGAGTAGCAGTGTTCACAGTCTGTCCCAACGCTTCTAGTTAAGaacacagtttaacatcaaatataaaaataagttaCAGGAAACAGAAGTTTcttgaaaacaaatatttgttgtaATACTCAACAATTTCAGGCCCTTATCTCAACACAGTTAAGATGTTCTgcaacataaaatgaaataatcctGTCATTGAACCATGAATCCGTAATAAAGTCAGGTCAGGTTCAAATCTAGTTCCAGATGATCGTTCTGGTTTGAGTGAAGACGCCTTTAAAAGCGAATGACTCATTGATGGACTCTTGAACTGTATAAACTCTGAGGAAGACACTTACATCCTGCTGGAACTGTGCAAATGTCTTGCGGACTCCATCTTGTAGAAAGACCAAGGCTTCTCTGTCAGGCCAGCGCTCCACAGACTTCAGCAGGCACTGTCCCACTGTGCTATGCAGCAATGAGGTGGTGGAGGTGCCGTGGGCATAACTGGTAGTGAGAGTCGGGATGATGGGTGGACAGTCCACATGGATGGCACTGCAGGGAAACAGGAGTTAGAAGATTTCTTTAGTGTGTGCTCTTTCCAAACAGTTCAGACCTCGTTTCGTTTTGCTAATACAGCTGTGGAGTGTccatgtgctctttggcaaacgtCAGACATGCAGCACTGTCGTTTTTAGTACGCAGCAGCTGCAAAGTGTCTGCGTTTCTAGATTGTTTGTTTAACTCTAGACTTATGAGTTTCTAACgtctttgacatcactgtgtgaccttttccagctttatgtaaatcaacaattcttcatCATAGATCTTctaaaa from the Anabas testudineus chromosome 19, fAnaTes1.2, whole genome shotgun sequence genome contains:
- the acsf2 gene encoding medium-chain acyl-CoA ligase ACSF2, mitochondrial isoform X2 gives rise to the protein MILQKISFCSQTVRSNCAFSRALKDLRRPWTRHPGLPAASRAIHVDCPPIIPTLTTSYAHGTSTTSLLHSTVGQCLLKSVERWPDREALVFLQDGVRKTFAQFQQDVDQAAAGLLALGLKKGDRLGMWGPNTYEWVLFQFATAKAGIILVSVNPAYQLQEVEFALRKVGCKAVVCPTQFKTQKYCDMLKQICPEMESSSPGDLKSARLPDLRTVIVLDSRQPGMLHFEDVMQAGGSQHIQQLQDLQKKLSFDDPINIQFTSGTTGTPKGATLSHHNIVNNAYFIGKRVGYNWRPHTRICLPVPLYHCFGSVGGVLCMAVYGVSLVFPSAGYDGKANIAALESERCTFVYGTPTMFVDMVNQPDLAKYDLSSLEAGIVAGSPCPPELMKQVVYTMGVKGMTIAYGTTENSPVTFCNSPTDNLERKSETVGCIMDHLEAKIVNPTTGEIVPLGMTGELMIRGFCVMLEYWGDEAKTQECITREGWYKTGDLGSLDGYGYCRIEGRIKDMIIRGGENIYPAEIEQFLHTHPKVKEAQVVGVEDRRMGEEVCACIKLVDGQESTAEEIKAYCKGQIAHFKVPRYILFVTSYPLTATGKIQKHKLREEAEKQLRLKKGK
- the acsf2 gene encoding medium-chain acyl-CoA ligase ACSF2, mitochondrial isoform X3 yields the protein MILRTAIHSVRNNNCVFSRALKVLQRPWTRHPGSAAASRAIHVDCPPIIPTLTTSYAHGTSTTSLLHSTVGQCLLKSVERWPDREALVFLQDGVRKTFAQFQQDVDQAAAGLLALGLKKGDRLGMWGPNTYEWVLFQFATAKAGIILVSVNPAYQLQEVEFALRKVGCKAVVCPTQFKTQKYCDMLKQICPEMESSSPGDLKSARLPDLRTVIVLDSRQPGMLHFEDVMQAGGSQHIQQLQDLQKKLSFDDPINIQFTSGTTGTPKGATLSHHNIVNNAYFIGKRVGYNWRPHTRICLPVPLYHCFGSVGGVLCMAVYGVSLVFPSAGYDGKANIAALESERCTFVYGTPTMFVDMVNQPDLAKYDLSSLEAGIVAGSPCPPELMKQVVYTMGVKGMTIAYGTTENSPVTFCNSPTDNLERKSETVGCIMDHLEAKIVNPTTGEIVPLGMTGELMIRGFCVMLEYWGDEAKTQECITREGWYKTGDLGSLDGYGYCRIEGRIKDMIIRGGENIYPAEIEQFLHTHPKVKEAQVVGVEDRRMGEEVCACIKLVDGQESTAEEIKAYCKGQIAHFKVPRYILFVTSYPLTATGKIQKHKLREEAEKQLRLKKGK